The region ATAGGTTTGGCAAGGATGAAAAGAGCAAATATTCAAGTAAGATTCTCTCCACAACAAGTGTTGCAACAACGCTTCGTGATACAAGTGGAAACGATTCATTACCAAGTAAGGAATCCGATATTAATAGTTCTGTAAATAATCTGCCAAAGATTATGAAACAAACTTTAATCACAGATAATCAAAAATACTCAACAATTTCATTTAAATTAGATCCCGATTTAGGTTCAAACACTTCGTACAACTTGATGAATGACATTAATAAGGACGTTAAAAACGCCCCTAAAGGTGTCAGCATTGTTGCTGCCGGTGACCAAGCCATGGCTCTTCAAGGTGTTAAGAACATGACTGCAAATCGTGGCTTAATTATTATTGCTGGTTTGGCAATTATCTTCGTAGTTCTACTACTGGTATACCGTAATCTACGTGACGCCTTCTATCCATTAATGCCAATCGTCGTCGTTCTTGGTTTATCACCATTGACATTAAAACTGTTGAACACTTCATATAACCCAGTTACGATTGCACTAAGTTCACTAGTTCTTGGTATTGGTACTGAATTTACAATCTTAATTTTGGAACGTTTTATGGAAGAAGAACGCAAGAACATGGATACCTTAACTGCTATCCAGACCGCTATTGGATCAGTTGGACAGGCTATTACTGTTTCTGGTTTGACCGTTGTTGGTGGGTTCTCTGCACTGTTATTCATTTCATTTCCAGTTCTACGTTCATTTGGGATGATTACCGTGCTTGATACCTTGTACTCACTGATCTGTGCATTAACGATTTTGCCAGCTATGATGTACTTGTTTAGAAAGAGAAGCACAGATAAAAAATAGGTTACCGATAATACTAATGCTTTAATTACCATGTTTATAGCCAAAATAAAATTCTGAATTTGCGTTGAACTAAACATTGTTCATGTTAGCGCAATTCGGAATTTTTTTATGCAATAAATTTATATTTTAAAATGCACACCGCTACACAGCCAAATTAAGAGCTCAATAAATATTTAAATGGAATTTTCTACCAATTGATAAATTAAATCTAAAACAGCACTGGTAATTACAACTAGTATTCCTATTTCGCTAACCGTTAATAACGGAATTGCAGCAACTCCAATCCCTGAAAGCGATAAAACAATAGTCAATACAACATTTCCACTGGTTGCCGACAAAATCAACGTACTAGCCCTACTTTGCCAAAAGTTTCTACTAGTTCTAGTAATAAAAATTGTCATCATTGCGCTGAAAATTAAATAATTATACAAAATAGTACTAATTTGGTTAACTGAAAATCCATTTTGTACCGACACCGTCAACAATCCCAATCCTACGAGTGTCCATCCAAATGCCAATATACCAGCCATTTTGCCTAACTTTAGAATGTTCCATCTTTCTGGTTGCTTAGTTATCACTGTATTATCCGTTCCAAGTACTAAAGTTACCATGTCATTTAAAATCGCTACTAAAATCATGGCATTGATCGTCAGCGGAATAACATGGAAGAATAAATATCCAATGGTCAATAATAAGGTTAATTCCGACGTCCTTGATAACTTAGTAATTGTCCACGTCATCATTCGCTGATAAACTCGATGCCCACTATCCAAAACTTGGACAATCGGAGCCAACCCTTCGGTCATTAAAACTATTTTAGCGGACCTCTTAGCTAAATCAGTTGCATTTTGGACTGCAATACCAACATCCGCCTGTTTCAAAGCTGACGCATCATTCACACCGTCTCCTGTCATTCCAACAATGTACCCATTCTTTTGAAAATGTTCTACAATCTCTAATTTATTTTCTGGACGAACATTTGCAACTCCTGCTGTTTTTGTTAAATCATTATGCCCAATCAACTTCTCCAAACTAACAAAATCACCAGATAGTCCAACCTGTTTTGCAATTGCAGCAGCGGTCAGTTGATTATCACCAGTTAGCATAATCACCTTTACACCACGCTTTTGAATTTCCTGCAACGCTTTCAAACTATCACTTCTTGGTTGATCCTGTAGTATGAATATTCCAATTAGTTGATCTCCAAGAGATAGTGCTACTGAACGCCCTAATTCAAAATTAACATCACTTAAATCAACCACATTGCTTGTCAAACTATTTAATCGATCAAACGAACCTAATTTAACTTCAGCTTTGCCACTGTCAGAGTTAACCCAGTTAGCCGAATACCCCTGTTCTGGCGAAAAAGGTGTAAAGTCATTGTCATTTTTGGGTTCAACTGTTTTCTGCTCATAGTTTTGAATTGCCCTGTCTATCACACTTGGACTTTGAAAGTCGGTCGCGTGTACTGCCCAATCAACCACAATTTGATCAGGATACTTCGATAAATTTTTAAACAACACCACCTCTGGCTTATTAGTTGTTATCGTACCAGTTTTATCCACCAATAATAAATTCACGTTTGCAGCTTCCTGAATACCTACCAAATCGCTGACAAGTATTGCATGCTTACTGAGTTCCTTTGCTTCAACGGAATTTGCCACAGCAAAGCTCGATGGCATTGCAATTGGAATGGTGGCAATAAATAACATTGCCAGAAATGGTAGCATTTCAATTATATTTTCGTGTCGAAGTATTGCCATTACAATCAAAATCACTGCTAGAACGGCATCAAGAATCGCTAAATATCCAATAACTTTTCCTAATAAAACCTGTAAATGTCCGGGTGCGCTCGAACGCTTAATTAGTGAAACAGTCTTTCCGTATCTACTGTTGCTACCCACAGCTGTAACGATTGCAAATGAATGACCACTAATAACCTCTGTTCCAGCAGAAACGACTTGCCCAACTTCATAATGAACTTCCTTGGACTCACCGGTAACCGAGCTCTCATCCAAATCAAGCATTTCTGATATCAGCTGAGCATCTGCCGGAACTAGGTCACCCTGCTTTAAGTTTATCAAATCACCAACCACCAGCTCTTTAGAGGAAATTTGTTGCCAACAATTATCCCGTTTAACGGAAACGATTGGTTCTAGTTGCTCTGATAATGATCCCAACACGATGTTAGCCCTTCTGGACTGAATAGCGCCATTAATAGCTGCAAAGAGTAACATTAGTACAATAAAGCCTGCTTGGACACCTTTCCCTAAAAAAAATTCGATTAATAAAGCCGCTTCTAAAACCCAGGCTGACGGTTCCCATAAACGCTTTCCAATAGCATTCCAAAACTTAAATATTGGTAATTTAACCTCGTTCAATCCATTTTGATCCAATAGTTTCTGAGCCTCTTTTTGTGATAGCCCTGTATTTTTAATACTTTTCACCCTTTCCACTCTCCTTAACTAAAAAAACGTCTACCATAAGCCGTTATGCTTGTGGTAGACGTCATCAATTAAATTATAATTTTGTGGCGAACGTCATCGCCGATTCGATTGCCTTCATTTTACAACCAGGAATCGTCATTTTCAACTTCTAGAATCACTTTATTCAATACCCATGAATTCTTGAAAATCTTGAACCTCTTTCCATTGCTTGCCCGCATTCACGATTAAAGCGTGAAACTCCTTCCACTCATTTTCAGATAAATACACGCTGCTTTCAACACTTGTTTTAATATCATCATATTTAGTTCCAACTGCAATCCCCATCCATTCAAAAATCCGTCTTGAATATTTGTCTGCAATAAATCCAGGCATGTCAAAAGCGTACATCAACACATAGTCAGCGGTTTCGGGCCCAATCCCACTCAAATTCAAAAGTTCCGATCGAATCTTCGCTTGATTACTAGACTTGATTTCAGCTACGGAAAAATGGTGACCGGCCGCCCATTCACTTACATTACGCAGTGTCTGTGCCTTACGGGTGTAAAACCCACTTGGGCGCACCAAATTTTGAAGTTCAATTGTAGTTAGTTGCAATAGTTTATTTGGATCAAATCCAGTTCTTTCTTTTAAATTATTTAAACTTGGTTCAACATTCCGCCAAGTAGTGTTCTGAACCAGCACCCCTCCAAATACGATCTCCCAAGGGGACTCTCTCCAGTCCTCTAACCAAGGCTGGGGCCCCATCTTCGTTTCCATTAAATTAAATGCTTCTCCAACTTTCATTTTTCTACTCCCAAACATTTATTATCCATAATCTATTTTAAAGTTTTTTCTGATTTTTGACCAAAAATAACCATTAAGAGTTAGAATTAACTCTACGGCATTTGAAATATTTATACTAAGGAGTCTCAAACATGTTAATTGAAAAAGCTTGTACAACTGTTTTAGTCGGAAAAAAAGCTTCTATCGACGGATCAACCATGATCGCTCGCAATGATGATACTTTTTTGCCATTAGCTCCACATCGCTTCTACATGCATCAAGCAGAACAAAATATTGATGAAACTATCACTTCTTCTCAAAATGGATTTACTGCTAAACTACCGGCCAATGGTTACCGTCATAGTGCTGTACCAAATATCAATCCTGATAAAGACGGTATCTACGACGAAAGTGGATTTAACGAAAAAAACGTTGCCATGAGTGCAACCGAAAGTGTTTATGGTAATCCCAAGGCCTTAGCCTATGATCCTCTAGTTCCTAACGGCTTAGCAGAAGATACGATGCCAACAATGGTTTTGCCTTACATTGATTCTGCACAAGATGGTGTTAAATATCTTGGTAAGTTAATTGCTAAATATGGCTCACCCGAGGGTAACGGCGTTATTTTTAGTGATAAAAACGACGTTTGGTACATGGAAATTGTCACTGGTCACCACTGGGTTGCACAGCGAATTCCTGATGATAGTTACGCCGTTATCGCCAACCAATCAGCAATTCAACAAGTTGATTTTGATGATCCTATCAACTTTATGTGGTCAGACGGAATTCAAGACTTTGTGGCAAAACATCATTTAAACTCTGCTAATGAAGGCTGGGATTTTCGGCGCATCTTTGGAACTGATACTGAAAAAGACCGCCATTACAATACACCTCGTGTTTGGTTCGGTCAGCGTTATCTGAATCCAGAGATTAAACAAGATCCTCAATCATCAGATTTACCGTTCGTTCGTAAAGCTAGTCGTAAAATCTCGGTTGAAGATGTTGAATACATTTTAAGTTCACATTACAATGAAACACAGTACGATCCCTTTGGCCATGCTGCTGATGAAGATCGCTTGAAGTTCAGACCTATTTCAATGAATCGAACGCAGAACTCACACGTTCTTCAAGTAAGAAATGATGTTCCTGCTGCCCAATCTGCTATCTTCTGGTTAAATTTTGGGGTTCCAGCATTCAGCCCATATGTTCCATTTTTTGCAAACGCAACTGATACTGACCCAAGTTATAGCAATACTAAGCCAATGATGAACCTCGATGACGCATATTGGATGTATCGTGCCGTTGGCTCCGTTGTTGAAGGCCACTATAGTCAATTCGTGCAATCAAATACCGACTACATTACTTCTTCACAGGAATATTTACGCGGAAGAGTAGCCGAAATTGATAACGCAGCTCATGACTTAACAGATGACGATTTAACAAATTATCTAACAGACGCAAATCACTCGACCGTAAAAGCAATGCGAGTTCGAACGATGGACCATTTTAATAGCTTACTAGCAACAGGATTAACACTATCGAAGTTAACATTTAACATGGATAAAAATTTATAGGAAATGCTCCAGTACCATTCAATTTAATATTTGCCCTTTAAAAATAGGGACTCATACCCTCAGAAGATAAGTTTAAAACATTAGCTTCTAGGGTATTTTTATGTGAAAATTTCACCCCCTTCAAATAACAAGTAAAATATTTTCACTTTAGTTGTATGTACAATCAATTTAAAAGATGATACCATGTAGTCAAAAGAAAGAGGAATAAACATATGAAAAATATTTTAATCACTGGCGGTACTTCTGGAATTGGATTAGCAACTGCTTTAGAAATGAATAACCCCACTACAAACGTAATTGTGGTTGGTCGCAATCCCGAAAAAAATGCTACGGTACAGGCAAAATATCCTGCTTTAACAGTTTTACCAGCCGACCTTTCCAATAACGATGATATAAAAAAATTAATTTGCGAGATTAAATCTCGTTTTGGAACAATTGACACATTATTTTCAAATGCCGGTTATGGTATTTTCAAGCCATTTACAGATATTACAGAGCAAGACTTTGACAACATGGTTAATACAAACTACAAAGGAACTTTTTTTATGATTCAAAACGCCCTTTCGATTTTAAAAGACGGCGGTAACATTGTTATTAATACTTCTTGGACGTATAGACGTGGCCTTGCCGATTCTAGTTTGTACTCGTCAACCAAGGCCGCACTTGCCTATCTTGTAAAATCACTGTCTTTAGAATTATCAACTAGAAATATTCGTGTAAATGCGGTCAGTCCGGGTTATACTAATACAGAACAATTTAACGAAAACCAAATTGAGAATACTCATTTAGAACATATGCTTCACACTGTACCACTGCATCGTTTTGCAAATGCTAGTGAAATTGCAAAGGTGGTTTCGTTCTTATCTTCTGAAGCATCTAGTTATGTTAATGGGCAAGATATTCTAATTGATGGTGGCCTAACAAGTGTTCAAACTGACTAATAGTGGGGAACTCCAATGAATACAATTAACTTTTCAGAATGTTTGTATTTCTCAAGTGCACGATTTAACCGTGTTATTGCTCAAATTAGTGATACACAATTCAAAAAAATTGGTTTATCTTCAACTGCCGCATTTATACTGATGAAACTTGATGAAGACGACATGCTAAATCCATCGCAAATTGCAGACGACCTTTCGCTAGATCGCTCTACGATTACTCGTTTTTTAGACAAACTTGAACGTGATGAAATGATTACACGAACCCCAAAAGGACGATCTGTTCAAGTTCAATTAAGTTCAGCCGGAAAGCGACTACAGCCTAAATTAAAACAAATCTGGTTCAACTTAAATAAAACGTATCAAACCGTTTTAGGAAAAAAATTTGAAAATGAACTTCGAGAAAACCTAAACAAAGCGTTCGAGGAAACT is a window of Pediococcus claussenii ATCC BAA-344 DNA encoding:
- a CDS encoding SDR family NAD(P)-dependent oxidoreductase, whose translation is MKNILITGGTSGIGLATALEMNNPTTNVIVVGRNPEKNATVQAKYPALTVLPADLSNNDDIKKLICEIKSRFGTIDTLFSNAGYGIFKPFTDITEQDFDNMVNTNYKGTFFMIQNALSILKDGGNIVINTSWTYRRGLADSSLYSSTKAALAYLVKSLSLELSTRNIRVNAVSPGYTNTEQFNENQIENTHLEHMLHTVPLHRFANASEIAKVVSFLSSEASSYVNGQDILIDGGLTSVQTD
- a CDS encoding C69 family dipeptidase, translating into MLIEKACTTVLVGKKASIDGSTMIARNDDTFLPLAPHRFYMHQAEQNIDETITSSQNGFTAKLPANGYRHSAVPNINPDKDGIYDESGFNEKNVAMSATESVYGNPKALAYDPLVPNGLAEDTMPTMVLPYIDSAQDGVKYLGKLIAKYGSPEGNGVIFSDKNDVWYMEIVTGHHWVAQRIPDDSYAVIANQSAIQQVDFDDPINFMWSDGIQDFVAKHHLNSANEGWDFRRIFGTDTEKDRHYNTPRVWFGQRYLNPEIKQDPQSSDLPFVRKASRKISVEDVEYILSSHYNETQYDPFGHAADEDRLKFRPISMNRTQNSHVLQVRNDVPAAQSAIFWLNFGVPAFSPYVPFFANATDTDPSYSNTKPMMNLDDAYWMYRAVGSVVEGHYSQFVQSNTDYITSSQEYLRGRVAEIDNAAHDLTDDDLTNYLTDANHSTVKAMRVRTMDHFNSLLATGLTLSKLTFNMDKNL
- a CDS encoding MarR family winged helix-turn-helix transcriptional regulator, which translates into the protein MNTINFSECLYFSSARFNRVIAQISDTQFKKIGLSSTAAFILMKLDEDDMLNPSQIADDLSLDRSTITRFLDKLERDEMITRTPKGRSVQVQLSSAGKRLQPKLKQIWFNLNKTYQTVLGKKFENELRENLNKAFEETK
- a CDS encoding endonuclease III domain-containing protein produces the protein MKVGEAFNLMETKMGPQPWLEDWRESPWEIVFGGVLVQNTTWRNVEPSLNNLKERTGFDPNKLLQLTTIELQNLVRPSGFYTRKAQTLRNVSEWAAGHHFSVAEIKSSNQAKIRSELLNLSGIGPETADYVLMYAFDMPGFIADKYSRRIFEWMGIAVGTKYDDIKTSVESSVYLSENEWKEFHALIVNAGKQWKEVQDFQEFMGIE
- a CDS encoding HAD-IC family P-type ATPase, with the translated sequence MKSIKNTGLSQKEAQKLLDQNGLNEVKLPIFKFWNAIGKRLWEPSAWVLEAALLIEFFLGKGVQAGFIVLMLLFAAINGAIQSRRANIVLGSLSEQLEPIVSVKRDNCWQQISSKELVVGDLINLKQGDLVPADAQLISEMLDLDESSVTGESKEVHYEVGQVVSAGTEVISGHSFAIVTAVGSNSRYGKTVSLIKRSSAPGHLQVLLGKVIGYLAILDAVLAVILIVMAILRHENIIEMLPFLAMLFIATIPIAMPSSFAVANSVEAKELSKHAILVSDLVGIQEAANVNLLLVDKTGTITTNKPEVVLFKNLSKYPDQIVVDWAVHATDFQSPSVIDRAIQNYEQKTVEPKNDNDFTPFSPEQGYSANWVNSDSGKAEVKLGSFDRLNSLTSNVVDLSDVNFELGRSVALSLGDQLIGIFILQDQPRSDSLKALQEIQKRGVKVIMLTGDNQLTAAAIAKQVGLSGDFVSLEKLIGHNDLTKTAGVANVRPENKLEIVEHFQKNGYIVGMTGDGVNDASALKQADVGIAVQNATDLAKRSAKIVLMTEGLAPIVQVLDSGHRVYQRMMTWTITKLSRTSELTLLLTIGYLFFHVIPLTINAMILVAILNDMVTLVLGTDNTVITKQPERWNILKLGKMAGILAFGWTLVGLGLLTVSVQNGFSVNQISTILYNYLIFSAMMTIFITRTSRNFWQSRASTLILSATSGNVVLTIVLSLSGIGVAAIPLLTVSEIGILVVITSAVLDLIYQLVENSI